One Sulfolobus sp. S-194 DNA segment encodes these proteins:
- the carA gene encoding glutamine-hydrolyzing carbamoyl-phosphate synthase small subunit, translating to MTLYCKRGYKGYLYLEDGTLIEGCGFGAKGIRAGEVVFTTSMNGYPESLTDPSYRGQILVVTHPLVGNYGVPEKQRVEGILTNFESEQIQIEGLVVAEETDPFKWNSSKSLHEWLLSEGIPGISDVDTRNIVKKVRSRGVMMGVIASGYEIEDPKKFLEKKYDEIDFTQFTSPKAPIVHLGNTGETIVVVDCGVKHGILYQLHQRGFTIVRVPCKFSASKIMDYYPKGVVFGNGPGNPNLLQEVIENFKELTEYKIPILGICLGHQIATLALGGKIKKMKFGHRAINKPVIDVSSNKCYITTHNHGYGILSKEDLPPNSKLWFINPDDGTIEGWIHEKLPIITTQFHPEARPGPWDTTWVFDKFKKMVSRNA from the coding sequence AATTAGAGCTGGAGAAGTAGTTTTCACCACATCAATGAATGGTTATCCAGAGAGCTTAACTGATCCTTCATATAGAGGACAAATTCTTGTAGTAACTCATCCACTGGTAGGAAATTATGGAGTCCCGGAAAAACAAAGAGTAGAAGGAATATTAACCAACTTTGAATCAGAACAAATACAAATTGAAGGTCTTGTAGTAGCTGAAGAGACAGATCCCTTTAAATGGAATTCGTCTAAAAGCCTTCACGAATGGTTACTAAGTGAAGGGATTCCTGGTATTTCAGACGTTGATACTAGAAATATCGTTAAAAAAGTAAGAAGTAGAGGAGTCATGATGGGAGTAATAGCATCTGGTTATGAGATAGAAGATCCAAAGAAGTTCCTAGAAAAGAAGTATGATGAGATCGATTTTACACAGTTTACATCACCAAAAGCTCCCATAGTTCATTTGGGTAATACTGGCGAAACAATAGTAGTGGTAGATTGTGGGGTAAAGCATGGCATACTCTATCAACTCCACCAAAGAGGATTCACAATTGTAAGAGTTCCTTGTAAGTTTAGTGCAAGTAAAATAATGGATTATTATCCTAAAGGTGTAGTTTTTGGTAACGGTCCAGGTAATCCAAACTTATTGCAAGAAGTTATAGAGAATTTTAAAGAATTAACAGAATATAAAATCCCAATTCTAGGAATTTGCTTAGGGCATCAAATAGCAACTCTAGCACTGGGAGGTAAAATTAAGAAAATGAAATTCGGACATAGGGCAATAAACAAACCAGTAATTGATGTCTCATCAAATAAATGTTATATAACAACGCATAATCACGGTTATGGTATTCTTTCAAAAGAAGATTTGCCACCAAACAGTAAATTGTGGTTTATTAACCCAGATGACGGAACAATTGAGGGTTGGATACATGAAAAATTACCAATTATCACTACACAATTTCATCCTGAAGCTAGACCAGGTCCTTGGGATACAACTTGGGTATTTGATAAATTTAAGAAGATGGTGAGTCGTAATGCGTGA
- the carB gene encoding carbamoyl-phosphate synthase (glutamine-hydrolyzing) large subunit, giving the protein MRESVRKVLVIGSGPIKIAEAAEFDYSGSQALKALKEEGIETVLVNSNVATVQTSRKFADKLYMIPVTWWAVEKVIERERPDGIMVGFGGQTALNVGVDLYNKGILQKYGVKVLGTPIEGIERALSREKFRETMINVGLPVPPSLSARSEEEALEKARQIGYPVMVRVSFNLGGRGSMVAWTEEELKRDIGRALSQSYIHEVLIEKYLHHWIELEYEVMRDKYGNSAVIACIENLDPMGVHTGESTVISPCQTLDNKEFQDMRFMSMDVAKSIDLIGECNVQFALDPKGYNYYVIETNPRMSRSSALASKATGYPLAYVSAKLALGYSLYEVLNKVSGSTCACFEPSLDYIVIKIPRWDLDKFENVEVSLASEMKSVGEVMSIGRSFEESLQKAVRMLDIGEPGVVGGKIYFSKMTKEDALKNLKMRRPYWFLYAAKAFKEGATIDEVYDVTGINKFFLNKIKALVEFYEMLRKQRNIDKDTLLKAKKLGFSDLQLAKALGVKESDIRKLREKWNIEPKVKQIDTLAGEWPAVTNYMYLTYNGTEDDIEFSQGNKLLIIGAGGFRIGVSVEFDWSVVSLLDSSLKYFNDVTILNYNPETVSTDWDIARKLYFDEISVERVLDLIRKEKFTYVATFTGGQIGNNISKKLEEEGIRLLGTSGRSVDTAEDREKFSKLLDKLGIKQPEWISARSMEEVKEFIGKVGYPVLIRPSYVLSGAAMKIVNNDLELMEYLKRATEVSSEHPVVISKYLNDAIEAEIDAAGDGKGVYGVVIEHVEEAGVHSGDATMSIPFRKLSSNVVNKMKENVHMLVRELEIKGPFNVQFVIKNNEPYIIELNLRASRSMPFSSKVVSKNIISLALDGILNGFGFDEFIELKSKSWGVKSPQFSWAQLKGAYPFLGPEMKSTGEAASLGTDFYDALLKSWLSSSPNRIPNKGGIALVYGTTNVEYLRIAAKNLIDYGMNTYTLSEASIGIEEKNIRDTIELIKNRKVEIVVTDGYLKHIDYEVRRIAVDYNIPIILNGRLGAEVTRAFSHPNITYYEMSEYGAGI; this is encoded by the coding sequence ATGCGTGAGAGTGTAAGAAAAGTATTAGTTATTGGATCTGGACCTATAAAAATAGCTGAAGCTGCAGAGTTTGATTACAGTGGAAGTCAAGCGTTAAAGGCATTAAAAGAGGAAGGAATAGAGACAGTATTAGTAAATTCTAACGTGGCAACAGTACAGACTAGTAGAAAGTTCGCTGATAAACTTTATATGATACCAGTAACTTGGTGGGCGGTTGAAAAAGTAATTGAAAGAGAAAGACCAGACGGAATTATGGTAGGATTCGGAGGTCAGACAGCACTGAACGTAGGTGTAGATTTATACAATAAGGGAATACTTCAGAAGTACGGTGTTAAAGTTTTAGGTACCCCCATAGAAGGAATTGAGAGAGCATTAAGTAGAGAGAAATTCAGAGAGACAATGATTAATGTAGGTTTACCAGTACCTCCAAGTCTTTCAGCTAGAAGCGAGGAAGAAGCGTTAGAAAAGGCAAGGCAAATTGGTTATCCAGTAATGGTGAGAGTAAGCTTTAATCTAGGCGGAAGAGGCTCTATGGTAGCGTGGACTGAAGAAGAGTTAAAGAGAGATATTGGAAGGGCTTTGAGCCAAAGTTATATTCATGAGGTTCTAATAGAGAAATATTTACATCATTGGATAGAATTAGAATATGAGGTAATGAGAGACAAATATGGAAATTCAGCAGTAATTGCTTGTATTGAAAACTTGGATCCTATGGGTGTTCACACTGGTGAATCTACTGTAATTTCACCTTGTCAAACATTAGATAATAAAGAATTTCAGGATATGAGATTTATGTCTATGGATGTTGCAAAATCTATTGATTTAATAGGTGAATGCAATGTACAATTTGCATTAGATCCAAAAGGTTATAATTATTATGTAATTGAGACAAATCCAAGAATGTCAAGATCGAGTGCGCTAGCGAGTAAAGCTACAGGATACCCATTAGCCTATGTATCAGCAAAGTTAGCATTAGGTTATAGTTTATATGAGGTTTTGAATAAGGTATCTGGAAGCACTTGTGCTTGCTTTGAGCCCAGTTTAGATTACATTGTAATAAAGATTCCTAGATGGGATTTAGATAAATTTGAAAATGTAGAGGTTAGCTTAGCTTCAGAAATGAAAAGCGTTGGAGAGGTAATGAGTATAGGTAGGTCATTTGAAGAATCCTTACAAAAAGCTGTGAGAATGTTAGATATTGGTGAGCCAGGAGTCGTAGGAGGGAAGATATATTTCTCTAAAATGACAAAAGAAGACGCTCTTAAAAATCTTAAAATGAGAAGGCCTTATTGGTTCCTTTATGCTGCTAAAGCATTTAAAGAAGGCGCAACTATTGATGAAGTTTATGATGTCACTGGAATTAACAAATTCTTCCTAAATAAGATAAAAGCATTAGTAGAGTTTTATGAGATGCTAAGAAAGCAAAGAAACATCGATAAGGATACTTTACTTAAGGCTAAGAAATTAGGGTTTAGTGATCTTCAGTTGGCAAAGGCACTAGGAGTGAAGGAAAGTGATATTAGAAAACTAAGAGAAAAATGGAATATTGAGCCTAAAGTAAAACAAATAGATACTTTGGCCGGAGAATGGCCTGCAGTTACTAATTACATGTATTTAACATATAATGGTACGGAAGATGATATAGAATTCTCACAGGGGAACAAATTACTAATAATTGGTGCAGGAGGTTTTAGAATAGGAGTTTCAGTTGAGTTTGATTGGAGTGTAGTGTCACTATTAGATAGTTCATTAAAGTACTTTAATGATGTAACCATACTTAATTATAATCCGGAAACTGTCTCAACTGATTGGGATATTGCGAGGAAGCTTTATTTTGACGAAATTAGCGTGGAAAGAGTATTGGATTTAATCAGGAAAGAGAAATTCACTTATGTAGCTACATTTACTGGAGGTCAGATAGGAAATAATATATCTAAAAAATTAGAAGAAGAAGGAATAAGATTGTTAGGAACTTCTGGTAGAAGCGTAGATACAGCGGAAGATAGAGAGAAGTTCTCTAAATTGCTTGATAAACTAGGAATTAAACAACCCGAATGGATTTCTGCAAGATCAATGGAAGAAGTAAAGGAATTTATTGGCAAAGTAGGTTATCCAGTTTTGATAAGACCAAGTTATGTACTGAGCGGTGCTGCTATGAAAATAGTAAATAATGATCTAGAATTAATGGAATATTTAAAGAGGGCTACAGAAGTATCATCAGAACATCCAGTTGTTATATCAAAATACTTAAACGACGCTATTGAGGCTGAGATTGATGCTGCTGGAGATGGTAAAGGAGTATATGGGGTAGTAATTGAGCACGTAGAAGAGGCTGGAGTCCATAGCGGAGATGCAACCATGTCAATTCCCTTTAGAAAATTATCAAGTAATGTAGTTAATAAAATGAAAGAGAATGTGCATATGCTAGTAAGAGAATTAGAAATTAAAGGCCCCTTTAATGTACAGTTTGTAATAAAGAATAATGAACCATATATTATAGAGCTTAATTTGAGAGCAAGTAGATCAATGCCATTTAGTAGCAAAGTGGTTAGTAAAAACATAATTTCGTTAGCACTTGATGGGATATTAAATGGTTTTGGATTTGATGAGTTTATTGAATTAAAATCAAAATCATGGGGAGTAAAATCTCCACAGTTTTCATGGGCTCAGTTAAAAGGTGCTTACCCATTTCTAGGACCAGAAATGAAGAGTACGGGTGAAGCTGCATCTTTAGGTACCGATTTTTACGATGCGTTATTAAAAAGCTGGTTATCGTCTAGTCCAAACAGAATACCTAACAAAGGAGGGATTGCCCTTGTATATGGTACTACAAATGTTGAATACCTAAGAATTGCAGCTAAGAATTTAATTGATTATGGAATGAATACCTATACTTTATCTGAAGCTAGCATAGGAATCGAAGAGAAAAATATTAGAGATACAATAGAACTTATTAAGAACAGAAAAGTTGAAATTGTTGTAACTGATGGATATCTTAAGCATATAGATTATGAGGTGAGGCGTATTGCCGTGGATTATAATATACCTATAATATTAAACGGTAGATTAGGAGCTGAAGTTACAAGAGCTTTTTCTCATCCAAATATTACATATTACGAAATGAGTGAATATGGTGCGGGAATATGA
- the lysX gene encoding lysine biosynthesis protein LysX produces the protein MRVALIVDIVRQEEKLIAKALEENKVQYDIINVAQEPLPFNKALGRYEVAIIRPVSMYRALYSSAVLEAAGVHTINSSDVINVCGDKILTYSKLYREGIPIPDSIIALSAEAALKAYEQKGFPLIDKPPIGSWGRLVSLIRDVFEGKTIIEHRELMGNSALKAHIVQEYIQYKGRDIRCIVIGDELLGCYARNIPPNEWRANVALGGTPSKIEVDDKLKETVVKAVSIVHGEFVSIDILEHPNKGYVVNELNDVPEFKGFMVATNINVAQKLVEYIKENYSK, from the coding sequence ATGAGAGTAGCATTAATAGTTGATATTGTAAGACAAGAAGAGAAATTAATAGCAAAAGCACTAGAGGAAAATAAGGTTCAGTACGATATAATAAATGTTGCCCAAGAACCTTTACCATTTAATAAAGCACTTGGTAGATACGAGGTAGCGATAATAAGACCAGTTAGTATGTATAGAGCATTATATTCTTCTGCTGTACTTGAAGCTGCTGGTGTTCATACCATAAACTCAAGTGATGTAATAAATGTATGTGGAGATAAAATATTAACATACTCTAAATTGTATAGAGAAGGAATTCCAATTCCAGATTCAATAATTGCTCTTTCTGCAGAAGCAGCATTAAAAGCTTATGAACAAAAGGGATTTCCATTAATAGATAAACCACCAATAGGAAGCTGGGGCAGACTAGTCTCTTTAATTAGAGATGTATTTGAGGGTAAAACAATAATTGAACACAGAGAACTAATGGGTAATTCTGCTTTAAAAGCTCATATAGTTCAAGAATACATTCAATATAAAGGTAGAGATATAAGATGTATAGTAATAGGTGATGAGCTATTGGGATGCTATGCAAGAAATATTCCACCTAATGAGTGGAGGGCCAACGTTGCTCTAGGAGGTACTCCTTCAAAAATTGAAGTTGATGATAAATTAAAGGAAACTGTAGTAAAAGCTGTAAGTATTGTCCATGGCGAGTTTGTTTCAATAGATATACTAGAGCATCCAAATAAGGGTTATGTAGTTAATGAATTAAATGACGTACCAGAATTCAAAGGTTTTATGGTGGCAACTAATATAAATGTAGCACAAAAGTTAGTCGAATATATAAAAGAAAATTATTCTAAATGA
- a CDS encoding haloacid dehalogenase: MLIEEIKEYIDKITPKLQERFDKREKVLLVAREVIRYSGETISLSHRLKKREAEEKYRIALQKLEELKKIINEYPELLYGDVGTAYQEISEASIVFSMYFGEKLKTAEDLGIPEIYYILGIADAIGEMRRRVLELLRKDDKNEAENTYKMMEELYEILWTLEYPKAVVPGLRQKIDSLRRLLEETNHDLFLAHLE, encoded by the coding sequence ATGCTTATTGAAGAAATCAAAGAGTATATAGATAAGATAACTCCTAAACTACAAGAAAGGTTCGATAAGAGAGAAAAAGTCCTACTTGTGGCAAGAGAAGTAATAAGATATTCTGGAGAGACTATATCCTTATCTCATAGATTAAAAAAGAGAGAAGCCGAAGAAAAATATAGGATTGCATTACAAAAGTTAGAAGAATTAAAGAAAATAATAAATGAATACCCAGAGCTGTTATATGGTGATGTAGGAACTGCATACCAAGAAATTTCTGAGGCTAGTATAGTCTTTTCAATGTACTTTGGAGAAAAACTAAAGACTGCAGAAGATTTGGGCATCCCAGAGATTTATTATATTCTGGGTATTGCAGATGCTATTGGAGAGATGCGTAGAAGAGTACTAGAATTACTTAGAAAAGATGATAAGAATGAAGCCGAGAATACTTATAAAATGATGGAAGAGTTATATGAAATATTGTGGACTTTAGAGTATCCAAAGGCCGTTGTTCCTGGATTAAGACAAAAAATTGACAGTCTTAGAAGACTTTTAGAAGAAACAAATCACGATCTATTCCTAGCTCATTTAGAATAA
- a CDS encoding 3-hydroxyacyl-CoA dehydrogenase family protein — MRQIKTVSVIGAGVIGAGWSTLLALKGYENWFYTEKKETLDKGLAKIKGYLNVLYEYKLIDKEPDHYMQKIHPTTKFDEAINNTDFVLEAIIEEYGAKKALFKQLDEKLDKDVILASSTSGLLMTEIQKAMIRYPERGVIAHPWNPPHLLPLIEIVPGEKTSQDTIYATKDFMENKLERVVVVLKKEIPGFIGNRLAFALFREAVNLVDEGVATVEDIDKVMTAAIGLRWAFMGPFLTYHLGGGEGGIEYFFSKGFGYGANEWMYTLAKYDKFPYTGVVKSVQQMKEYEFLKNKTFQELSKWRDEKLISLIKLLRGKI, encoded by the coding sequence ATGAGACAAATAAAGACAGTATCCGTAATTGGTGCTGGTGTAATTGGTGCTGGTTGGAGTACATTATTAGCTCTAAAAGGGTATGAAAATTGGTTTTATACAGAAAAGAAAGAGACATTAGATAAAGGGCTAGCAAAAATTAAAGGGTATCTTAACGTTTTGTATGAGTATAAGTTAATCGATAAGGAACCGGATCACTACATGCAGAAAATTCATCCTACAACTAAGTTTGATGAGGCAATTAATAATACAGACTTTGTATTGGAAGCAATAATTGAAGAATATGGAGCTAAAAAAGCGTTATTTAAACAACTCGACGAAAAACTTGACAAAGATGTAATTTTAGCTAGTAGTACTTCTGGTTTATTAATGACTGAAATCCAAAAAGCTATGATAAGATATCCAGAAAGAGGAGTAATTGCTCATCCGTGGAATCCCCCACATCTTTTACCCTTAATTGAAATTGTTCCAGGGGAGAAGACTTCTCAAGATACAATATATGCTACTAAAGATTTTATGGAAAATAAACTTGAAAGAGTTGTAGTAGTTTTAAAGAAAGAAATACCAGGATTTATAGGAAATAGATTGGCCTTCGCTTTATTTAGAGAAGCGGTGAATTTAGTTGATGAAGGAGTAGCCACAGTTGAAGATATAGATAAAGTAATGACAGCTGCCATAGGTCTAAGATGGGCATTTATGGGGCCATTCTTAACTTATCATTTAGGTGGAGGTGAAGGAGGAATCGAATACTTCTTTAGTAAAGGATTCGGATATGGTGCAAATGAATGGATGTATACATTAGCTAAATACGATAAATTCCCATATACTGGTGTAGTAAAATCCGTGCAACAAATGAAAGAATATGAATTTCTAAAGAACAAGACATTTCAAGAGTTATCTAAGTGGAGAGACGAAAAATTGATATCATTAATAAAGTTATTAAGAGGAAAAATTTAA
- a CDS encoding cupin domain-containing protein, with translation MSKTLQRIDKQSEIIKEKAREIIKEIENETEDLRIVAFMEHTTPPPQVSPKVIKFNKILELLRLLAIDNPIEKGVAKVMLYSPSTGRSRGLTPTMMPGFQYLSPNAKTKPHSHNMASIYLVVKGKGYSVVGGKKLDWEEGDVFVVPANMVHYHVNVSETEEAILFDVTDSGLLENLGILEFKEEE, from the coding sequence ATGTCTAAAACGCTTCAACGAATTGATAAACAGTCTGAAATAATAAAGGAGAAAGCTAGAGAAATAATAAAGGAAATTGAAAATGAAACTGAAGATCTTAGAATAGTTGCTTTTATGGAACATACAACACCACCACCACAAGTAAGCCCTAAAGTAATAAAGTTTAATAAAATTTTGGAATTATTGAGGTTATTAGCTATAGATAATCCTATTGAAAAAGGAGTAGCAAAAGTTATGCTATACTCACCTAGTACGGGAAGATCTAGGGGATTAACACCAACTATGATGCCAGGATTTCAATATCTATCACCAAATGCTAAAACTAAACCTCATTCACATAACATGGCTTCAATCTATTTAGTAGTTAAAGGAAAAGGTTATTCAGTAGTTGGAGGTAAGAAGCTAGACTGGGAAGAAGGAGATGTATTTGTAGTGCCAGCAAATATGGTTCACTATCACGTTAACGTTTCAGAGACAGAAGAAGCAATATTATTTGACGTTACGGATTCTGGGTTATTAGAAAACTTAGGAATCCTAGAATTTAAAGAAGAAGAATAA
- a CDS encoding adenosine-specific kinase, producing MSVKIDVVRVEIPEGTNVIIGQSHFIKTVEDLYETLASSSPHLKFGIAFCEASGKRLIRWDGNDEELIKLAQQTALKIGAGHTFVIYIKNGFPINVLNRIKNVEEVVRIFAATANPLQILVAETDQGRGVIGVVDGYTPLGIETEVDIKERKELLRKFGYKR from the coding sequence ATGAGTGTAAAAATTGATGTAGTAAGGGTTGAAATACCAGAAGGGACTAATGTTATTATTGGACAATCCCATTTTATAAAAACAGTAGAAGATTTATACGAAACATTAGCTTCCTCAAGTCCTCATCTAAAATTTGGTATAGCGTTCTGTGAAGCTAGCGGTAAAAGATTAATAAGATGGGATGGAAATGATGAAGAGCTCATCAAGTTAGCCCAACAAACAGCATTAAAAATTGGTGCAGGACATACTTTTGTAATTTACATCAAGAATGGATTCCCGATAAACGTCTTAAATAGAATAAAAAATGTAGAAGAAGTTGTGAGAATATTTGCTGCTACAGCAAATCCATTACAAATTCTTGTTGCAGAGACTGATCAAGGTAGAGGAGTAATAGGAGTAGTTGATGGTTATACGCCTCTAGGTATCGAGACAGAAGTTGATATAAAAGAAAGGAAGGAGCTCCTCAGGAAGTTCGGATATAAGAGATAA
- a CDS encoding DUF309 domain-containing protein, giving the protein MKRVIYFYPRDCCDYTIKDKLRQMGISVIDIRICKYVEIDFYEDERIISILGKPLFTSEKLPFEKLFFNGRFWESHEILEEKWRIEKDEKKKKYLQALILISASMIKYCKGQIEISDSLLNRALSLISELPEELLPFFYINFCLDT; this is encoded by the coding sequence ATGAAAAGAGTAATTTACTTCTATCCTAGAGATTGTTGTGACTACACAATTAAAGATAAATTACGACAAATGGGTATTAGTGTTATTGATATAAGAATTTGCAAATATGTTGAAATTGATTTTTATGAAGATGAAAGGATAATTTCTATATTAGGTAAACCGTTATTTACAAGTGAGAAATTACCATTTGAGAAATTATTTTTTAATGGCAGATTTTGGGAATCACATGAAATACTAGAGGAAAAATGGAGAATTGAAAAAGATGAGAAAAAGAAAAAATATTTACAAGCTCTTATTCTTATTTCGGCTTCAATGATAAAATATTGTAAAGGACAAATAGAGATTTCTGATTCGCTTTTAAATAGGGCTTTATCTCTTATATCCGAACTTCCTGAGGAGCTCCTTCCTTTCTTTTATATCAACTTCTGTCTCGATACCTAG
- the amrS gene encoding AmmeMemoRadiSam system radical SAM enzyme, giving the protein MGKEAVLYKVEGNKIRCLACARRCLIGEGQVGFCGVRSVHNGKLYLDVYGKVAAAHVDPIEKKPLVHFYPGSKVFSFSTFGCNWMCMYCQNFDISQRRRAEGTEVTPEELVEMAIAYDAEGMTYTYNEPAIFAEFAHDTGVIARKRGLFNTMVTNGYWTPELVDYVKDFLDAVTIDFKGNGEPKFMRRYTGASGPEPIIETIKELKGEGIHVEITDLIIPQIGDSLEAAKKLLKQLYDILGPDVPIHFLRFHPDYKLDYLPWTPVKTLEEHYKVAKEIGFNYVYIGNVPGHPYENTYCPNCGRMVIRREGFRILEWHLTEDMRCKYCGYKLPIVGKLSKHAFEDRFESVYI; this is encoded by the coding sequence ATGGGAAAAGAAGCTGTATTATATAAAGTAGAAGGAAACAAAATTAGATGTTTAGCTTGTGCAAGAAGGTGTTTGATTGGCGAGGGTCAGGTTGGCTTTTGTGGTGTTAGATCTGTTCATAATGGTAAACTTTATTTAGATGTTTATGGTAAAGTTGCTGCCGCACATGTAGATCCAATAGAGAAAAAACCTTTAGTGCATTTTTATCCAGGCTCTAAAGTGTTCTCCTTTTCTACTTTCGGATGTAATTGGATGTGCATGTACTGTCAAAACTTTGATATAAGTCAAAGAAGAAGAGCTGAAGGTACTGAAGTTACTCCAGAAGAATTGGTAGAAATGGCTATAGCTTATGATGCTGAAGGTATGACTTATACTTATAACGAACCAGCAATATTTGCAGAATTTGCTCATGACACTGGAGTTATAGCCAGAAAGAGAGGCCTATTCAATACTATGGTTACCAACGGATATTGGACTCCAGAATTAGTAGATTATGTTAAAGACTTTCTAGATGCTGTAACTATTGATTTTAAAGGAAATGGTGAGCCAAAATTTATGAGGAGATATACTGGGGCTTCTGGTCCAGAACCAATTATTGAGACTATAAAAGAGCTTAAGGGCGAAGGCATTCATGTAGAAATTACAGATTTGATAATTCCTCAAATTGGTGATAGCTTAGAAGCTGCTAAAAAACTGCTTAAACAATTATATGATATTTTAGGACCTGATGTTCCTATTCATTTTCTTAGATTTCATCCAGATTACAAACTGGATTATCTTCCATGGACTCCAGTAAAAACTCTCGAGGAACATTATAAAGTAGCTAAAGAGATTGGTTTCAACTACGTATATATAGGTAATGTCCCTGGACATCCTTATGAGAATACATATTGCCCAAACTGCGGTAGAATGGTTATAAGAAGAGAAGGATTTAGAATACTTGAGTGGCATCTAACAGAAGATATGAGGTGTAAGTATTGTGGTTATAAGTTGCCAATAGTTGGTAAACTTTCAAAACATGCATTTGAAGATAGGTTTGAATCAGTATATATTTAA
- a CDS encoding enoyl-CoA hydratase-related protein, which translates to METIIVKKETPIGWIYLNRPDRLNAINQQMIKELRQGIDEMLYDSDVKVIVITGNGKAFSAGADISQFKELTGYTAWQFAKSGRELMDYIENISKPTIAMINGYALGGGLELAMACDIRIAAEEAQLGLPEINLGIYPGFGGTQRLVRLVGKGKALELMFTGDRIPAREAEKIGLVNKVVPLSNLEQETRNFALKLAEKPPISIALIKLLVNQGIDLPILAGLNMESLGWGVVFSTEDEKEGVSAFLEKRKAQFKGR; encoded by the coding sequence ATGGAAACAATTATTGTAAAAAAAGAGACCCCAATAGGATGGATTTATTTAAATAGGCCAGATAGATTAAATGCCATAAATCAACAAATGATAAAAGAACTGAGACAAGGAATAGACGAAATGTTGTACGACTCTGACGTTAAAGTAATTGTAATTACTGGAAACGGAAAAGCTTTTTCGGCTGGTGCTGATATCTCCCAATTTAAAGAGCTAACTGGTTATACTGCTTGGCAATTTGCTAAAAGTGGGAGAGAACTTATGGACTATATAGAAAATATTAGCAAACCTACAATAGCAATGATAAATGGTTATGCTTTAGGGGGAGGATTAGAATTAGCAATGGCTTGTGATATAAGAATTGCAGCTGAAGAAGCGCAATTAGGCTTACCAGAAATTAACTTAGGAATTTATCCAGGTTTTGGAGGAACACAAAGATTAGTTAGGCTAGTAGGAAAAGGAAAAGCATTAGAACTAATGTTCACTGGGGATAGAATTCCAGCTAGAGAGGCTGAAAAAATTGGTTTAGTAAACAAAGTAGTCCCATTAAGTAACCTAGAGCAAGAAACTAGGAATTTTGCACTTAAGTTAGCTGAAAAACCACCAATCTCTATTGCATTGATAAAACTCCTTGTTAATCAAGGAATAGATTTACCAATTTTAGCTGGCTTAAATATGGAAAGCCTAGGATGGGGTGTTGTTTTTAGCACTGAAGATGAGAAAGAAGGTGTAAGTGCTTTCCTAGAAAAGAGAAAGGCTCAGTTTAAGGGTAGATAA